In Stieleria varia, one genomic interval encodes:
- a CDS encoding IS1380 family transposase, whose product MTKRNRKRAALKRLRRQAVEFDFDGGTLTSDAGLLLLREVDQRLGLIRRVDACIADPRDPIYTAHPQAEILTSRIFGIAAGYEDGNDHAHLRHDAAFQVAAGRTPAQNDYDSDEHVPLASPSTHSRFENRVDRKAMLAIHEEIVNTFLDSYEKPPEEITLDYDATDDPTHGNQDKNYFNGFYDGHCFLPLYVFCGYQLLVAYLRPSSFGAAHHARAVTKLLVQKIRSRWPETKIILRGDGGYSDERLMRWCDKNDVYYVFGLPKNNVLIRNIACEMTRARLEHLKFKSTRTLFKWFRYRTQETWDRHRWVLGKAEHGDKGANPRFVVTNLPSAQGIVEPTYHRPRVDGKQVRQILDPGTICSVAWNPKDFYRERYCQRCEMENRIKEQQMCLFADRTSCTDFMANQFRLILSSLAYVLVDGIRRLALQGTTHARMRVDTIRLRLFKIAARVRVTCRRVIFHLPTHCPSASLFNEVMARLCRSD is encoded by the coding sequence ATGACAAAGCGTAATCGAAAACGAGCTGCACTGAAACGCCTCCGTCGCCAAGCTGTCGAGTTTGATTTTGATGGCGGAACGCTCACGTCCGACGCCGGATTGCTACTGCTTCGCGAAGTCGATCAACGACTCGGCCTGATCCGCCGAGTCGACGCTTGTATTGCCGATCCACGCGATCCTATCTACACCGCACATCCGCAGGCCGAGATCCTGACCAGTCGTATCTTTGGAATTGCGGCAGGCTACGAGGACGGCAACGATCACGCCCACTTGCGGCATGATGCAGCCTTTCAAGTCGCTGCCGGACGCACGCCTGCACAGAATGACTATGACAGCGACGAACACGTTCCTTTGGCCAGTCCGTCAACGCATTCACGTTTCGAAAATCGTGTCGATCGCAAAGCGATGCTGGCTATCCACGAAGAAATCGTAAACACCTTTCTGGACAGCTACGAGAAACCGCCCGAAGAAATCACCTTGGACTATGATGCCACAGATGATCCGACGCACGGCAATCAAGACAAAAACTACTTCAATGGATTCTACGACGGCCACTGTTTTCTGCCGCTGTACGTGTTCTGTGGCTATCAGTTGCTCGTCGCCTACCTACGTCCCAGCAGTTTTGGCGCAGCCCATCACGCTCGCGCGGTGACCAAACTGCTGGTTCAAAAGATTCGTTCGCGATGGCCGGAGACGAAAATCATTTTACGTGGCGATGGCGGATATTCTGATGAAAGACTCATGCGTTGGTGCGATAAAAACGACGTCTACTATGTCTTCGGATTGCCCAAGAACAACGTCTTGATCCGCAATATTGCCTGCGAAATGACCCGTGCTCGACTTGAGCATTTGAAATTTAAATCCACGCGAACGCTTTTCAAGTGGTTCCGTTATCGCACTCAGGAAACATGGGACCGTCATCGCTGGGTTCTCGGCAAGGCGGAGCACGGCGACAAGGGAGCCAACCCGCGTTTCGTCGTGACAAACCTGCCCAGTGCCCAAGGGATCGTCGAGCCGACTTATCATCGCCCTCGCGTGGACGGCAAACAGGTTCGACAAATCCTCGATCCTGGAACGATCTGCAGTGTTGCTTGGAACCCGAAGGATTTCTATCGAGAACGTTATTGTCAGCGTTGTGAAATGGAGAATCGGATCAAGGAACAACAGATGTGTTTGTTTGCCGATCGAACCAGCTGCACAGACTTCATGGCCAATCAGTTTCGTTTGATTCTGTCGTCGTTGGCGTATGTGTTGGTCGACGGAATCCGCCGGTTGGCACTTCAGGGCACTACACATGCTCGGATGCGTGTGGATACGATCCGCTTGCGTCTGTTCAAGATTGCCGCGCGAGTACGCGTGACTTGTCGGCGAGTGATTTTTCACCTTCCGACTCACTGCCCTAGCGCGAGTCTCTTTAACGAAGTCATGGCGCGTCTTTGCCGAAGCGACTAA
- a CDS encoding YaiI/YqxD family protein, translated as MKIWVDADAAPTEVKEIVFRASKRLEVKGLGVITILVANRSLATPPGLVNVQSVRVSEGADEADRYIAKHALAGELAITADIPLAGMLVEKGVHVIDPRGDEYSPANIASRLSMRDFMDSLRGTGVVTGGSKPYGDGDKKAFAATFDRLLSKMVREHKRS; from the coding sequence TTGAAGATTTGGGTGGATGCGGACGCTGCTCCGACGGAGGTCAAGGAGATCGTTTTTCGGGCGTCCAAGCGACTGGAGGTCAAGGGGCTGGGGGTCATCACGATTTTGGTGGCCAATCGGTCTCTGGCTACGCCTCCCGGGTTGGTGAACGTTCAATCGGTGCGTGTCAGCGAAGGGGCCGATGAAGCCGATCGGTACATTGCCAAACATGCACTGGCGGGCGAGTTGGCCATCACGGCCGATATTCCTTTGGCGGGAATGCTGGTCGAGAAAGGCGTTCACGTCATCGACCCGCGTGGTGACGAATATTCCCCAGCCAATATCGCATCGCGGTTGTCCATGCGGGATTTCATGGACTCACTGCGGGGAACGGGCGTGGTGACCGGAGGCAGCAAGCCCTATGGCGATGGCGATAAGAAAGCGTTCGCCGCGACGTTTGATCGCTTGCTAAGTAAGATGGTCCGCGAGCACAAGCGTTCTTAG
- a CDS encoding trypsin-like peptidase domain-containing protein, with protein sequence MIEMHNAIPESPYAGLWAAVALSHGSNEHVRASVILKSVVQRIEKQREIDPERHRMTLASANNNLAVCLIKSKRGDSAAAKLVEAIESCPQVPAVVRSNAHLLNEATSGLSPVVFSPNGRTKLLRALATANSPGSGTEMQGLHYSLDFDLPESFNGAQKISGIDSPRSDLMLLAQGTGFVVAPGLVLTSRQVVETTNYNGPKLLTIVTNPSASTWRSELVESVKIHGVKRYATSATIASYNSGSTAYFTNYVYIPLASGHSDAELAALVVPNLNVSPLEIAKSSPVSGSDLQIVGYGRGKDAITSGLQVERGVVVGNSTTSVSSLSPLTSSFGNSRVMQTTARVMGGNRGAPITDKDNNVVGIAFDTPAGGTNAAGWFFGASELRRWFYKNVQTASILDPDPQKSPAERDAALRSATIPVFCWGLRGPSSQQVFSRLTDSSRLNGSVYIRDGWCVACDGTGFFDCPNKLCNKGAVAGRASRQLGTTVDGTPIRGSTVTREVCPTCRGRGIEPCPHCKGGRL encoded by the coding sequence ATGATCGAGATGCACAACGCGATTCCCGAGAGCCCCTATGCTGGGCTATGGGCAGCAGTTGCGTTGAGTCACGGTAGCAACGAACACGTTCGAGCGAGTGTCATCTTAAAATCGGTTGTGCAACGTATCGAAAAGCAAAGGGAGATTGATCCAGAACGCCATCGAATGACACTTGCATCAGCCAACAATAACCTTGCCGTTTGCCTCATCAAGTCGAAGCGGGGTGATTCTGCGGCGGCGAAATTGGTGGAAGCAATCGAGTCATGTCCTCAAGTCCCAGCGGTGGTGCGATCCAACGCGCATTTGCTCAACGAAGCAACGTCCGGACTTTCACCTGTCGTATTTTCGCCGAACGGTCGGACCAAGCTATTGAGGGCCTTGGCGACTGCAAATTCACCAGGGAGCGGTACCGAAATGCAGGGTCTCCATTATTCCCTTGACTTTGACCTACCAGAATCGTTTAACGGCGCTCAAAAGATTTCGGGAATTGATTCCCCACGCTCGGACTTGATGCTCCTTGCACAAGGCACTGGGTTTGTTGTTGCTCCAGGTTTGGTCCTCACCAGCAGGCAAGTTGTTGAAACGACCAACTATAACGGACCCAAATTGTTAACGATTGTTACCAATCCATCTGCCAGTACTTGGAGAAGCGAGTTGGTCGAGTCGGTTAAGATTCATGGGGTAAAACGATATGCAACATCAGCTACGATCGCGTCGTACAATTCCGGAAGCACGGCGTATTTCACAAACTATGTGTACATTCCACTCGCCAGCGGCCACTCTGATGCGGAACTTGCAGCACTGGTTGTTCCAAATTTGAATGTTTCACCGCTTGAGATTGCGAAGTCAAGTCCGGTAAGCGGATCTGATTTGCAGATTGTTGGTTATGGTCGAGGGAAAGACGCGATCACCTCTGGTTTGCAGGTGGAACGTGGTGTCGTTGTTGGAAACTCCACGACGAGCGTAAGTTCGTTGTCCCCGCTCACATCCTCGTTCGGTAATTCACGAGTGATGCAGACTACGGCACGTGTGATGGGAGGAAACCGAGGCGCTCCGATAACGGATAAGGACAATAATGTTGTCGGTATCGCATTTGACACACCAGCGGGAGGAACGAACGCTGCAGGATGGTTTTTCGGTGCGTCTGAGCTCCGACGCTGGTTTTACAAGAATGTCCAAACTGCTTCGATACTAGATCCTGATCCTCAGAAGTCGCCCGCTGAACGCGATGCTGCCTTGAGATCAGCAACGATACCTGTCTTTTGCTGGGGTTTGCGAGGTCCATCGTCGCAACAGGTCTTTAGTAGACTGACTGATTCGAGTCGATTGAATGGAAGTGTCTACATCCGCGACGGGTGGTGTGTCGCCTGTGATGGCACTGGGTTCTTTGATTGTCCAAACAAACTATGTAACAAAGGTGCTGTAGCCGGGCGAGCCAGTCGTCAGTTAGGAACCACCGTAGACGGGACCCCGATTCGAGGTTCGACGGTGACGCGAGAAGTTTGTCCAACATGTCGGGGACGCGGCATAGAACCTTGCCCACATTGTAAAGGTGGGCGGCTCTAG
- a CDS encoding M48 family metalloprotease, whose product MQLFYFLLVMLSLSCGSLPPSEHELLWSAGFTALMVLAWWTLCHLASRMVSQQVSKNSVDAMDGARIIEVQLGMFRWLSLALVVLCLAGFGLARNLAETAVLGESRALQSVVLLTPGYLLVLGIWSADFSYGVRLGYVTGGWRNRLRDLWQTFRSTLSWLTFPILGVLAVVDLWEHTPWGKSDTAGPLAELAFFVLIIAIVMFGLPIIIRRLFPTMPLDEDTGRWAGALLQSAGVRHARSLVWNTGGQSHNAMVAGFIGQFRTLLITDRLLRELPRDQIAMVILHEAAHLRRYHMPLRIAVLMPAWAIGLAITHVTAESTWPWLQTWSGLLGSVATIAATLLALRWSSYRAEFDADAHACRLSVVASESVEHVPNTLDLAAETLSTALLRVTAGQPESQAASWLHPSVADRVTRLRNIAVQTPAAATV is encoded by the coding sequence ATGCAGCTCTTTTATTTCTTGCTGGTGATGCTTTCACTCTCATGCGGGTCGCTGCCTCCGTCGGAGCATGAGCTGCTTTGGTCTGCAGGGTTCACGGCTCTGATGGTGCTCGCTTGGTGGACGCTTTGCCATCTCGCTTCGCGGATGGTTTCCCAGCAAGTCAGCAAGAACTCGGTGGACGCGATGGACGGCGCAAGAATCATCGAGGTCCAACTGGGGATGTTTCGCTGGCTCTCGCTTGCGCTCGTCGTTTTGTGCTTGGCCGGCTTTGGACTGGCCAGAAACTTGGCGGAAACCGCCGTCCTTGGCGAGTCGCGTGCTTTGCAGTCGGTCGTGTTGCTGACCCCAGGTTATTTGCTGGTCTTGGGGATCTGGTCGGCGGATTTCTCCTACGGCGTGCGACTGGGGTACGTTACCGGCGGATGGCGAAACCGATTGCGAGACCTCTGGCAAACCTTTCGCAGTACGCTCAGTTGGTTGACCTTTCCGATCTTGGGTGTCTTGGCAGTTGTCGATCTCTGGGAACACACGCCGTGGGGCAAAAGTGATACAGCTGGACCGCTGGCCGAACTGGCGTTCTTTGTCCTGATCATCGCGATCGTGATGTTCGGATTGCCGATCATCATCCGCAGACTCTTTCCGACCATGCCGTTGGACGAGGACACCGGGCGTTGGGCTGGAGCATTGCTGCAGAGTGCTGGCGTGCGTCACGCGAGATCGCTCGTCTGGAATACGGGCGGGCAGTCGCACAATGCGATGGTCGCCGGGTTCATCGGACAATTTCGAACCTTGTTGATCACGGATCGATTGTTGCGAGAACTACCGCGAGATCAGATTGCGATGGTGATCCTGCACGAAGCCGCTCACCTGCGTCGGTACCACATGCCGCTGCGAATCGCCGTCCTGATGCCCGCCTGGGCGATCGGATTGGCCATCACTCATGTCACCGCCGAAAGCACATGGCCTTGGCTGCAAACTTGGTCTGGACTGCTGGGTTCCGTCGCAACCATCGCCGCGACATTGCTGGCCCTGCGTTGGTCCTCTTACCGAGCCGAGTTCGACGCGGATGCCCACGCGTGCCGTCTGTCCGTGGTGGCGTCCGAATCGGTGGAGCACGTTCCAAACACATTGGACTTGGCGGCTGAAACACTGAGCACCGCTTTATTGCGAGTCACAGCCGGCCAGCCAGAATCTCAAGCCGCATCGTGGCTGCACCCCAGCGTCGCGGACCGAGTCACGCGTCTGCGCAACATCGCCGTGCAAACGCCTGCTGCAGCAACCGTATGA
- a CDS encoding GxGYxYP domain-containing protein: MLCRSFTTLAFYLALILLSACVPTVLAEDVKGIRWPEGQAIPKFSQPAETLDAIELQSLSSDEQITFSSLQGQVNAQRPRILLLDARADEGRDTWAETPTVALGERKIYDRDERFELLRKYIGEFKGYVLYDPKKSSHYRNLAGTIAGIEHLLPVSVRLAGELQNAGLKLEIIHDLTTLPMTTGPEVYKYMHQEVWPRCTKRLLVSADPGRNGDHSHTRDIAAAVGAAVVWLDNRDPDERDLMRKFFAEMAAGDAIVLGWYTTERSGITTASEFGIGTVPADFYVSGSVYGSGDDAIEIPPIPPRDSLDNKAYLTIFISDGDNVQYNQRAMRKGWDRNRRVRGTIPLNWTISPALVDIGPGLMNYYYRTATPMDCFVTGPSGMGYMMPVNTLNEPGAPAGVYTTEPAMMRGYARMTQRYLRRSGLQIITVWDNLTPQHREIFANECDDLEGVTVQNFRDDPSVESSEIDDRLRFERLKIPYCTTPEHLDRDIRGRLARWNQKEPLFLAYQVNVWQELSPRKIKELADQLRQEFGDTICFVRADHYFDLRREADGLPYNLTKLSSTRNRSVPDSTAEIDCLSDGSMATSMEVTSPHTIEFEFQSQVTVDRFRCLCERPQDIVVDVLFCADGDFGQLTKRKDDAPVNQWLDFATDATRFVRFTVRPREPNHSVTLSEIEIFGRE, from the coding sequence GTGTTGTGTCGTTCATTTACTACTCTGGCTTTTTATCTCGCCCTGATCTTGCTATCGGCTTGCGTCCCGACCGTTTTGGCAGAGGATGTGAAAGGAATTCGTTGGCCTGAAGGGCAAGCGATTCCGAAATTCTCGCAGCCCGCCGAGACGCTTGACGCGATTGAATTGCAGTCGTTGTCCAGCGACGAGCAGATCACATTCTCGTCGCTGCAAGGTCAAGTCAACGCACAGCGGCCGCGGATCCTCTTGCTTGATGCACGCGCCGACGAAGGCCGCGACACCTGGGCCGAGACACCGACAGTCGCTTTGGGGGAACGCAAGATCTACGATCGCGACGAGCGGTTTGAATTGCTACGCAAGTACATCGGCGAATTCAAAGGCTACGTTCTCTATGATCCCAAAAAGAGTTCCCACTATCGCAACTTGGCGGGAACCATTGCGGGAATCGAACACTTGTTGCCCGTGTCGGTACGGTTGGCTGGCGAGCTGCAAAACGCTGGATTGAAGCTAGAGATCATCCACGACTTGACTACCCTGCCGATGACAACTGGTCCGGAAGTCTACAAGTACATGCACCAAGAGGTTTGGCCACGGTGCACGAAACGCTTGCTGGTCAGCGCGGACCCTGGTCGAAATGGAGATCACAGTCACACTCGAGACATCGCCGCGGCCGTGGGCGCTGCGGTGGTTTGGCTGGACAATCGCGATCCGGACGAAAGGGACTTGATGCGAAAGTTCTTTGCGGAGATGGCGGCTGGCGATGCCATTGTCTTGGGGTGGTATACGACGGAGCGATCTGGCATCACGACTGCGTCGGAGTTTGGCATTGGCACCGTGCCCGCCGATTTCTATGTCAGCGGCAGTGTTTACGGAAGCGGAGACGATGCCATCGAGATACCGCCCATTCCACCACGCGACTCGCTTGACAACAAAGCGTACCTGACAATCTTTATCAGTGATGGCGACAACGTGCAGTACAACCAACGTGCCATGCGAAAAGGCTGGGATCGCAACCGACGCGTTCGTGGAACGATTCCATTGAACTGGACGATTTCGCCAGCGCTCGTGGATATCGGCCCCGGTTTGATGAACTACTACTATCGGACAGCGACACCGATGGATTGCTTCGTCACGGGACCATCCGGCATGGGCTACATGATGCCCGTCAACACGCTGAACGAACCCGGCGCACCGGCCGGTGTGTACACGACAGAGCCCGCGATGATGAGAGGATACGCAAGGATGACGCAGCGGTATTTGCGTCGATCTGGTTTGCAAATCATCACGGTCTGGGACAACTTGACCCCGCAGCATCGAGAAATTTTCGCGAACGAGTGTGACGACTTGGAAGGCGTTACCGTGCAGAATTTCCGTGACGATCCGTCCGTCGAGTCGAGCGAGATCGACGATCGCCTTCGATTTGAACGATTGAAGATCCCGTACTGCACGACACCCGAGCATCTGGACCGTGACATCCGAGGGCGGCTTGCGCGATGGAACCAAAAGGAGCCACTCTTCCTCGCCTATCAAGTCAATGTCTGGCAAGAACTGTCACCTCGAAAGATCAAAGAACTTGCAGATCAATTGCGTCAGGAATTTGGTGACACGATCTGTTTTGTCAGGGCCGACCACTACTTTGATTTACGGAGGGAGGCCGATGGATTGCCGTACAACTTGACCAAGCTGTCATCGACAAGAAACCGCAGCGTTCCTGATTCGACCGCCGAGATCGATTGCCTAAGCGACGGAAGCATGGCAACGTCTATGGAAGTAACGTCGCCTCACACGATTGAGTTTGAATTTCAATCTCAGGTAACGGTGGACCGTTTTCGCTGTCTCTGTGAACGTCCACAAGACATCGTGGTCGACGTCCTGTTCTGTGCTGATGGGGACTTCGGCCAACTCACCAAGCGAAAAGATGACGCCCCCGTAAACCAGTGGCTGGACTTCGCAACTGATGCCACACGTTTTGTACGTTTCACCGTGCGGCCAAGAGAACCGAACCATTCGGTGACACTCAGTGAAATCGAGATCTTTGGCCGAGAGTGA
- a CDS encoding BON domain-containing protein, translated as MRRKYFGWAIAAITVLGSVQAYAGDREIAEQIMTRLKSNRDSGALKDFTLDMKVDQGVVLFRGAVSQAEQKELVLAAAKGIEGISNVVDEVTVNAKAQPKAAAVVKPTAKVASSDPGFSLREALAQEANKNNPVENLPQEVAPGEVLRTAAMEVAQPTNNDQALINGVVSELGKAQKAGQLRGFGVDVKCNNGVIELRGRASSEAQRERIVELAGQVPGVVTVNDSISVPSLPRLPEPTQQHAAVPAQMASTRMTPVAVDPVSQPMQSYGTPAAMAAAPMGVPAMPAQYQMQMAGAPMMGAPMGQPMPMNYGGGVGAPRYDAPNLPNYAWPGYASSPNYAALSYPQQYSPSAWPYIGPFYPYPQVPMGWRKVSLEWDDGWWFLDFTDK; from the coding sequence ATGCGTCGTAAGTATTTCGGATGGGCGATCGCCGCGATCACCGTGCTCGGGTCTGTGCAGGCCTACGCAGGTGACCGAGAGATTGCCGAACAGATCATGACCCGGCTCAAGAGCAACCGTGATTCGGGAGCCTTGAAAGATTTCACTTTGGACATGAAGGTCGACCAAGGCGTCGTCCTGTTCCGCGGTGCCGTTAGTCAAGCCGAGCAGAAAGAACTCGTCTTGGCGGCCGCCAAAGGTATCGAGGGCATCAGCAATGTCGTCGACGAAGTCACCGTCAACGCCAAGGCTCAGCCCAAAGCGGCGGCGGTCGTAAAACCGACGGCCAAGGTCGCTAGCAGTGATCCAGGTTTCTCGCTTCGAGAAGCATTGGCTCAAGAAGCGAACAAAAACAATCCCGTGGAAAACCTTCCGCAGGAAGTAGCACCGGGCGAAGTGCTTCGCACCGCTGCAATGGAAGTCGCACAGCCCACCAACAACGATCAAGCTCTGATCAATGGTGTGGTCAGCGAACTAGGCAAGGCTCAAAAAGCCGGCCAACTGCGTGGATTCGGCGTGGACGTCAAATGCAACAACGGAGTCATCGAGCTTCGTGGACGTGCCAGCTCCGAAGCACAACGCGAACGGATCGTTGAACTTGCCGGTCAAGTCCCCGGCGTCGTCACCGTCAACGATTCGATCAGCGTCCCAAGCTTGCCACGTCTGCCCGAGCCCACTCAGCAACACGCTGCGGTTCCTGCTCAAATGGCCAGCACCCGGATGACACCCGTCGCGGTAGATCCTGTCAGCCAGCCGATGCAAAGCTACGGTACCCCTGCTGCCATGGCAGCCGCTCCGATGGGCGTGCCAGCCATGCCCGCTCAGTACCAAATGCAAATGGCAGGTGCCCCGATGATGGGCGCTCCCATGGGGCAGCCAATGCCGATGAACTACGGCGGAGGCGTCGGTGCTCCTCGCTATGATGCACCCAACTTGCCCAACTACGCTTGGCCAGGTTACGCATCGAGCCCCAACTACGCTGCACTGAGCTATCCGCAACAGTACAGCCCCTCGGCTTGGCCATACATCGGACCGTTCTACCCCTATCCTCAAGTTCCCATGGGCTGGCGTAAGGTCTCCCTGGAATGGGATGACGGATGGTGGTTCCTGGACTTCACCGATAAGTAA
- the fusA gene encoding elongation factor G — MKLEKVRNIGISAHIDSGKTTLSERILFYAGRIHKIEDVRGDGDGATMDHMELEKERGITITSAATSLQWKDHHINLIDTPGHVDFTVEVERSLRVLDGAVLVLCSVGGVQSQSITVDRQMKRYQVPRIAFINKMDRTGANPFRVTQQLREKLGAEAFPMQYPIGAEDHFEGVVDLVEMKSYRFSGTEGQDIIVGEVPENIADECAEARVQMLDALSMYSDEMMELLLSEEEVPLPLIYKVTRDAVLAGATPVFMGSAFKNKGVQPLLDAVNRYLPSPLDREIHGNDPSDETVKIALKPDPKEKFVGMAFKIVDDPFGQLTFMRIYQGTIEKGGTYVNQRTGRSERFSRIVRMHSNKREEVDKASAGDIVAVMGIDSASGDTYCLDRDQCTLESMFVPDPVIKIAVNPKVRGDGDKMSKALQRFRKEDPTFRVFTDDETNEILISGMGELHLEVYIERIRREYGVEIEVGAPKVSYRESPTKEVAFNYKHKKQTGGSGQYAHIVGKLSPLESISEDSFEFEDHVVGGRIPKQYIPAVEKGFRDILGKGPLAEYPVVGTKIDLEDGSYHDVDSSEKAFYTAAQGCFREYFKQAAPKLLEPIMNMEIEVPEAFQGTVVGDVIRRRGLMNSNDVIEGTCVIKAEVPLAETFGYATDLRSMTQGQGTFTMELATYRQTPSNIQEEIVEMKRKEREAKK; from the coding sequence ATGAAGCTGGAGAAAGTCAGGAACATCGGTATCAGTGCCCACATCGACTCGGGCAAGACAACGCTCAGTGAACGAATTCTGTTCTACGCTGGGCGAATTCACAAAATCGAAGACGTCCGCGGTGACGGTGACGGCGCTACGATGGACCACATGGAACTGGAAAAGGAACGTGGGATCACGATCACCAGTGCCGCAACCAGCTTGCAATGGAAAGATCACCACATCAACCTCATCGACACTCCCGGCCACGTCGACTTCACCGTCGAAGTCGAACGGTCGCTGCGTGTGCTCGATGGTGCCGTCCTCGTCCTCTGCTCCGTCGGTGGTGTGCAAAGTCAGTCGATCACCGTCGACCGTCAGATGAAACGCTACCAAGTGCCCCGCATCGCGTTCATCAACAAGATGGACCGCACCGGCGCCAACCCCTTCCGAGTCACCCAACAGTTGCGTGAAAAACTCGGCGCCGAAGCGTTTCCGATGCAGTACCCGATCGGTGCCGAAGACCACTTCGAAGGCGTCGTGGACTTGGTCGAGATGAAGTCCTATCGATTCTCTGGCACCGAAGGCCAGGACATCATCGTCGGCGAAGTCCCTGAGAACATCGCCGACGAGTGCGCCGAGGCACGCGTGCAAATGCTTGACGCCCTCAGCATGTACAGCGACGAGATGATGGAGCTGTTGCTCAGCGAAGAGGAAGTACCGCTCCCTCTGATCTACAAAGTCACACGCGATGCAGTGCTCGCCGGTGCAACTCCAGTGTTCATGGGCTCGGCCTTCAAGAACAAGGGAGTCCAGCCTCTGTTGGATGCTGTCAATCGCTACCTGCCCAGCCCGCTGGATCGCGAGATCCACGGGAACGACCCCAGCGACGAAACCGTCAAGATTGCACTGAAGCCAGACCCGAAGGAAAAATTCGTCGGCATGGCGTTCAAAATCGTCGACGATCCCTTCGGCCAATTGACTTTCATGCGTATCTACCAAGGCACGATCGAAAAGGGCGGCACCTACGTCAATCAGCGTACCGGCAGGAGCGAGCGATTCAGCCGCATCGTGCGGATGCACAGCAACAAACGTGAAGAAGTCGATAAGGCCAGCGCCGGTGACATCGTTGCGGTGATGGGCATCGACTCCGCCAGCGGCGACACCTACTGCCTCGACCGCGATCAATGCACGCTGGAATCCATGTTCGTGCCGGATCCCGTCATCAAGATCGCGGTGAATCCCAAAGTCCGTGGTGATGGCGACAAAATGAGCAAGGCCCTGCAGCGATTCCGCAAGGAAGACCCGACGTTTCGTGTTTTCACCGACGACGAAACCAACGAGATCCTGATCAGCGGGATGGGCGAGTTGCACCTGGAAGTCTACATCGAACGGATTCGTCGAGAATACGGCGTCGAGATCGAAGTCGGTGCGCCAAAAGTCAGCTACCGCGAAAGCCCCACCAAGGAAGTCGCGTTCAACTACAAGCACAAGAAGCAAACCGGTGGTTCTGGTCAATACGCCCACATCGTCGGCAAGCTCAGCCCGCTGGAATCGATCAGCGAAGACAGCTTTGAGTTCGAAGACCACGTCGTCGGAGGGCGTATTCCCAAGCAATACATCCCCGCGGTCGAAAAAGGATTCCGAGACATCTTGGGCAAAGGCCCCTTGGCTGAGTACCCCGTGGTGGGAACCAAGATCGACTTGGAAGACGGCAGTTACCACGACGTCGACTCCTCGGAAAAGGCCTTCTACACCGCTGCCCAAGGTTGCTTCCGTGAGTACTTCAAGCAAGCCGCACCAAAGCTACTTGAGCCGATCATGAACATGGAAATCGAAGTCCCCGAGGCGTTCCAAGGAACCGTGGTCGGTGACGTGATTCGTCGCCGCGGTCTGATGAACAGCAACGACGTCATCGAAGGAACTTGCGTGATCAAGGCGGAAGTCCCACTGGCCGAAACCTTCGGCTACGCAACCGACCTGCGAAGCATGACGCAAGGCCAAGGAACCTTCACGATGGAACTGGCGACCTATCGCCAGACACCGTCGAACATCCAAGAAGAAATCGTCGAGATGAAACGCAAGGAACGCGAAGCCAAAAAGTAG
- the rpsR gene encoding 30S ribosomal protein S18, whose protein sequence is MPPRPMSTRSRARKRSRVRSRAKKKDPIFVDGQRPRPMYVDYKDVELLKKMINRQGRIVGRRKSGCTAASQHAVTSAVKRARYMALLPFVGD, encoded by the coding sequence ATGCCTCCACGTCCCATGAGCACCCGTAGCCGGGCGAGAAAACGTTCTCGCGTCCGATCTCGTGCGAAAAAGAAAGATCCGATTTTCGTCGATGGCCAGCGTCCGCGGCCGATGTACGTCGACTACAAAGACGTCGAACTGCTCAAGAAGATGATCAATCGTCAGGGCAGAATCGTCGGCCGCCGCAAAAGCGGTTGTACTGCCGCCAGCCAGCACGCCGTGACCTCCGCGGTCAAACGTGCTCGGTACATGGCCCTGCTGCCGTTCGTTGGCGACTGA
- a CDS encoding acyl-CoA thioesterase produces MSFLTRRRVEFRDTDAAGIVHFSAFFPMMEVAEHEMLRSLGIAILPDHDSTPRLTWPRVSAQCDYVSAARFEDELQIEVRIGKIGNSSVRYDFAFRNDETMVAKGSMTAVCCELLPGGGLAKATIPTEIREKFASVG; encoded by the coding sequence ATGAGCTTTTTGACGCGACGACGAGTCGAATTTCGGGACACGGATGCGGCCGGGATCGTGCATTTTTCGGCATTTTTTCCGATGATGGAGGTCGCCGAGCATGAGATGCTCAGGTCTCTGGGAATCGCCATCTTGCCCGACCACGACTCGACCCCGAGGCTGACTTGGCCTCGAGTCTCTGCCCAATGCGACTATGTGTCCGCGGCCCGCTTTGAGGACGAACTGCAGATCGAGGTCAGGATCGGCAAAATCGGCAACTCGTCGGTTCGCTACGATTTTGCCTTTCGCAACGACGAAACGATGGTCGCGAAGGGCTCGATGACGGCCGTCTGCTGTGAGCTGTTGCCGGGCGGCGGGCTGGCCAAAGCGACGATTCCCACAGAGATTCGCGAGAAATTCGCTTCGGTGGGCTAG